A window of Lacibacter sediminis contains these coding sequences:
- a CDS encoding T9SS type A sorting domain-containing protein: MKKIICLLVFCSAVLLISAQVDVTNNGTLYITGNTDTISVIGNFTNASSASLTNNGLFYAKQNYTNNQASTPVGTGELTLNGTGAQYISTTSTSPFYKLTINKPSGLATLASAVTINNTLTFTAGKLSLDNYDMTMANSAAISGAGTNTYLIAVGSGVLKQQIAALGSKAFPVGTSAAYTPITISLAMFSTTDVFNVRMLPAVYVNGTTGNTMSSNSVNTTWMVSETVNGGSNASLTCQWPASLELTGFNRVFSRLAHYTSSAWDYGLMNIMASGSNPYTVTRAGFTSFSPFAVTMMMAILPTGTLEIIGKNKENENLINWSTSSEQSTAYFAVEASLNGTDFTEAGRVVAAGNSNNVSTYNFVHREINQHSYYYRIKQVDADGKITYSKTIRINVAALRAATLYPNPVKDKTTISFSLQQSSSITANIINVSGLLIKTIGQRYTKGDHKMHLDLSMLPAGSYNLQLKDDIGNVQTFQFIKTN; encoded by the coding sequence ATGAAGAAAATAATCTGCTTACTGGTATTTTGCTCAGCCGTGCTTTTAATAAGTGCGCAGGTTGATGTTACAAATAATGGGACACTTTACATCACGGGTAATACCGATACCATTTCTGTTATTGGCAACTTTACAAATGCTTCTTCTGCATCCCTCACCAATAATGGACTGTTTTATGCAAAACAGAACTATACAAACAACCAGGCTTCAACGCCTGTTGGAACAGGTGAGTTAACGCTGAATGGAACAGGTGCACAATACATCAGTACAACAAGTACTTCGCCTTTTTATAAACTGACGATCAATAAACCCTCAGGACTCGCAACACTTGCTTCTGCTGTTACGATCAACAATACGCTGACATTCACTGCAGGTAAGTTATCACTTGACAACTACGATATGACTATGGCAAACAGTGCTGCCATTAGTGGAGCTGGTACAAATACCTACCTGATTGCTGTTGGGAGTGGTGTATTGAAACAGCAGATAGCTGCATTAGGTTCTAAAGCATTTCCTGTTGGCACTTCAGCCGCATATACACCAATTACTATTTCGTTGGCAATGTTTTCAACAACCGATGTATTTAATGTGCGAATGTTGCCTGCGGTATATGTAAATGGAACAACAGGAAATACGATGAGTTCGAACTCTGTGAATACAACATGGATGGTTTCTGAAACAGTGAATGGAGGTTCAAATGCATCGCTTACCTGTCAATGGCCTGCATCATTAGAACTGACGGGTTTCAACAGAGTATTCAGCCGTCTTGCACATTACACTTCGTCGGCATGGGATTATGGGTTGATGAATATCATGGCATCGGGGTCGAATCCTTACACAGTTACACGTGCCGGATTTACCAGCTTCTCTCCTTTTGCAGTAACGATGATGATGGCAATTTTGCCAACAGGCACACTTGAAATAATTGGCAAGAATAAGGAGAATGAAAACCTGATCAACTGGTCAACTTCATCAGAACAAAGCACTGCATATTTTGCTGTTGAAGCGTCGTTGAACGGAACTGATTTTACAGAAGCAGGCAGGGTAGTGGCAGCTGGAAACAGTAACAATGTAAGTACTTATAATTTTGTTCATCGTGAGATCAATCAGCATTCGTATTACTATCGTATAAAGCAGGTGGATGCAGATGGAAAGATTACCTATTCAAAAACCATCCGTATAAATGTTGCAGCGTTAAGAGCTGCTACACTTTATCCTAATCCTGTAAAAGATAAAACAACCATCAGTTTTTCATTACAACAGAGTTCGTCAATTACAGCGAATATCATCAATGTATCGGGCTTATTGATCAAAACAATTGGCCAGCGTTATACAAAAGGAGATCATAAAATGCATCTTGATCTGAGTATGCTCCCAGCAGGATCATACAATCTTCAGCTGAAAGATGATATAGGGAATGTGCAAACTTTCCAATTCATTAAGACCAACTAA
- a CDS encoding Gfo/Idh/MocA family protein: MNNDNNSRRDFVKNSSLLAGGLIMSPLFSNANFFSGADETIKVALVGCGGRGTGAAMQALLTKQNVKLVAMADAFRDRIDNCYKTLTRDDGSGSSVKGRVDVPEERKFVGFDAYAKAIALADVVILTTPPGFRPIHFEEAVNKGKHVFMEKPVATDPVGIRKVLEAAEIAKQKKLNVVVGLQRRYQNSYRELFKRKNLIGDITSAQAWWNNDGVWVNKRKYGQTEMEYQMRNWYYFNWLCGDHIVEQHIHNIDVVNWFKDAYPVKAQGMGGRQVRKGKDHGEIFDHHFVEFTYADGSVLNSQCRHIPGTMSRVDELIVGTKGSIKGDAATILDAKGKPIFQFDKKGENNPYQNEHDELFAAIAKGEYKFADAEIGAKSTLTAIMGRMATYSGQMLEWDKILASNLNLQPKKYDWDAAPPILPNDDGYYPVAIPGVTKYV; encoded by the coding sequence ATGAACAACGATAACAATTCACGCAGGGATTTTGTAAAAAACTCATCGCTGCTTGCCGGTGGTCTTATCATGAGTCCGCTGTTTTCAAATGCTAATTTCTTTTCAGGTGCCGATGAAACAATTAAAGTTGCATTGGTTGGCTGTGGTGGCCGTGGCACCGGTGCTGCCATGCAGGCGTTGCTCACCAAGCAAAATGTAAAACTGGTAGCAATGGCCGATGCATTCCGTGATCGTATCGATAATTGTTATAAAACATTAACGAGAGATGATGGGTCAGGCAGTTCTGTAAAAGGAAGAGTGGATGTTCCTGAAGAACGGAAGTTTGTTGGCTTTGATGCGTATGCAAAAGCAATTGCATTGGCCGATGTGGTGATCTTAACCACACCTCCGGGCTTCCGTCCAATACATTTTGAAGAAGCGGTAAATAAAGGCAAGCATGTGTTTATGGAAAAGCCGGTAGCAACTGATCCTGTTGGTATCCGCAAAGTGCTGGAAGCTGCTGAAATTGCAAAACAGAAAAAACTCAATGTGGTTGTTGGTCTGCAACGCCGTTACCAAAATTCTTACCGTGAACTATTCAAACGTAAAAATTTAATTGGCGATATCACATCAGCGCAAGCCTGGTGGAACAATGATGGTGTGTGGGTAAACAAACGCAAATACGGTCAAACAGAAATGGAATACCAGATGCGCAACTGGTATTATTTCAACTGGCTTTGTGGTGATCATATTGTTGAGCAGCACATTCACAATATTGATGTGGTGAACTGGTTTAAAGATGCTTACCCCGTGAAAGCACAGGGTATGGGCGGCAGACAGGTACGTAAAGGAAAAGATCATGGTGAAATTTTTGATCATCACTTTGTTGAGTTTACTTATGCTGATGGTTCGGTATTGAACAGTCAGTGTCGTCATATTCCCGGAACTATGAGCCGTGTAGATGAATTGATCGTTGGTACCAAAGGAAGTATTAAAGGTGATGCAGCAACCATTCTTGATGCAAAAGGAAAACCTATTTTCCAGTTCGATAAAAAAGGAGAAAACAATCCTTATCAAAATGAACATGATGAACTGTTTGCAGCCATTGCAAAAGGCGAATACAAATTTGCTGATGCAGAGATTGGTGCAAAGAGTACACTTACTGCTATCATGGGTCGTATGGCTACTTATTCCGGTCAAATGCTTGAGTGGGATAAAATATTAGCATCGAATCTCAACCTTCAGCCAAAGAAATATGATTGGGATGCAGCACCTCCTATTCTTCCAAATGATGATGGGTATTATCCTGTTGCAATACCGGGTGTTACGAAATATGTTTAA
- the paaI gene encoding hydroxyphenylacetyl-CoA thioesterase PaaI — MPSAKEVVDHMMKHDLFSQWLGIQVIDIKEGYSKINMTVRPEMINGFGIVHGGVAFSLGDSAFAFACNNRNNLSVALDTSINFLKPVHVGDVLTAEAKELHNGRSTGLYHIQIYNQKDHLVAQFKGTCYRTGKTLA; from the coding sequence ATGCCATCAGCAAAAGAAGTGGTCGATCACATGATGAAACATGATCTGTTCAGTCAATGGCTGGGTATACAGGTAATCGATATAAAAGAAGGATACAGTAAGATCAATATGACCGTTCGGCCTGAAATGATCAACGGCTTTGGTATTGTGCATGGTGGTGTAGCCTTTTCGTTAGGTGATAGTGCTTTTGCATTTGCCTGCAACAACCGCAATAATTTATCAGTAGCACTGGATACCTCAATCAATTTTCTTAAGCCTGTTCATGTAGGTGATGTGCTGACTGCTGAAGCAAAAGAATTGCACAACGGAAGATCAACGGGGTTATATCATATCCAGATCTACAACCAGAAAGATCATTTGGTGGCGCAGTTTAAGGGCACCTGTTACAGAACCGGTAAAACATTAGCATGA
- a CDS encoding acyltransferase has product MIYKLKGFIPVVHETSFVHPQATVTGNVIIGKHCYIGPGAALRGDWGGIVLEDGCNVQENCTIHMFPGITVLLKEGAHIGHGAVIHGATIGRNCLVGMNSVIMDNVQLGDECIVGALSFLKEGEVFEPRSLIVGNPAKKIKEVTDEMISWKTKGTQLYQSLPNEMMHEWEACEPLREIPADRPEQEKLYENWKKLKG; this is encoded by the coding sequence ATGATCTACAAATTAAAAGGCTTCATCCCCGTTGTACATGAAACATCATTTGTGCATCCGCAAGCAACGGTTACAGGCAATGTGATCATTGGTAAACATTGCTACATTGGACCTGGCGCTGCTTTGCGTGGAGATTGGGGCGGAATAGTTTTGGAAGATGGATGCAATGTGCAGGAGAACTGTACGATTCATATGTTTCCAGGTATAACAGTTTTATTGAAAGAAGGAGCACATATTGGTCATGGGGCAGTGATACATGGCGCAACCATTGGCCGCAATTGTTTGGTTGGGATGAACAGTGTGATCATGGATAATGTGCAGTTGGGTGATGAGTGTATTGTGGGCGCATTAAGTTTTCTAAAAGAAGGCGAAGTGTTTGAACCAAGAAGTTTAATAGTGGGCAACCCTGCAAAAAAGATAAAAGAAGTAACAGACGAAATGATCTCTTGGAAAACAAAGGGGACACAACTCTATCAATCATTACCGAATGAAATGATGCATGAATGGGAAGCCTGCGAACCATTGCGGGAAATTCCTGCCGACAGACCCGAGCAGGAAAAATTGTATGAGAACTGGAAGAAATTGAAAGGATAA
- the paaC gene encoding 1,2-phenylacetyl-CoA epoxidase subunit PaaC, producing the protein MSASLIDYTLHLADTTLILSQRNSEWCGHGPILEQDIAITNISLDLLGQSRNFYQYAATIMNNGSTEDSLAYLRTEREFKNLLLVELESGDWGQSILRQFLYSQFQHLLFQQLQQTKDEQLAAIAAKAIKETTYHLRWSSEWVIRLGDGTDESHKRMLHAIDELWRYTGELFEAADYETAMGIDLASIKQTWTEKVTAVFDEAKLPVPENVFMQSGGKKGVHTEQLGYILTELQYLQRTYPGAKW; encoded by the coding sequence ATGAGCGCTTCACTGATAGATTATACACTACACTTAGCAGATACAACACTAATTCTTTCGCAACGGAATAGTGAATGGTGTGGACATGGGCCCATATTGGAACAGGATATTGCCATCACCAATATTTCATTAGACTTACTCGGTCAATCACGAAATTTTTATCAATACGCTGCAACAATAATGAACAATGGATCAACTGAAGATTCATTAGCATACCTGCGAACCGAACGTGAGTTTAAAAATTTATTATTGGTTGAACTGGAAAGTGGCGATTGGGGGCAAAGCATTTTACGTCAGTTTCTTTACAGCCAGTTTCAACATTTATTATTTCAGCAACTGCAACAAACCAAGGATGAACAGTTGGCAGCTATTGCAGCAAAAGCTATTAAAGAAACAACCTATCATCTTCGCTGGAGCAGCGAATGGGTGATTCGTTTGGGCGATGGTACTGATGAAAGTCATAAACGCATGCTCCATGCCATTGATGAACTGTGGCGTTACACCGGTGAACTGTTTGAAGCTGCAGATTATGAAACAGCAATGGGCATTGATCTTGCTTCAATCAAACAAACATGGACAGAAAAAGTAACGGCTGTCTTTGATGAAGCAAAACTTCCTGTTCCTGAAAATGTATTTATGCAGAGTGGCGGTAAGAAAGGAGTTCATACAGAACAGCTCGGCTATATCTTAACAGAATTACAGTACCTGCAACGGACTTATCCCGGAGCGAAGTGGTAA
- a CDS encoding MgtC/SapB family protein, whose product MDITIYLEEAAQVSIAFIIGAVIGLEREFRSKPAGFRTMIFICVGSCLYTILSKESNTVSPDRIASNIVTGIGFIGAGVIFKEGISVNGLTTAALIWITAALGMAIGYHNYPLAVVVSSMVVIALFVLEPVQRFINRLHKVKDYKIRTDDTSDEFKKEMENFFASHDINFRCMKMNKENNDAVYLYRIGAPKHDYDIVNEFLLKHKGVKSFDI is encoded by the coding sequence ATGGATATTACCATCTACTTAGAAGAAGCTGCACAGGTTTCCATTGCATTTATCATTGGTGCAGTTATTGGGCTAGAACGTGAGTTCAGAAGTAAACCTGCAGGTTTTCGCACTATGATCTTTATTTGTGTGGGCTCCTGTTTGTACACCATTCTTTCAAAAGAAAGTAACACAGTCAGTCCCGATCGTATCGCCAGTAACATTGTAACAGGTATTGGTTTTATTGGTGCAGGTGTAATTTTTAAAGAAGGTATTTCGGTGAATGGATTAACCACGGCAGCACTGATCTGGATCACCGCTGCGTTGGGTATGGCCATTGGTTATCATAATTATCCGCTTGCTGTTGTAGTAAGCAGTATGGTGGTGATCGCTTTGTTTGTGTTGGAACCTGTGCAACGTTTCATTAACCGTTTGCATAAAGTAAAAGATTATAAGATCAGGACCGATGACACCAGCGATGAGTTTAAAAAAGAGATGGAAAACTTTTTTGCATCACACGACATCAATTTTCGTTGCATGAAAATGAACAAAGAAAATAACGATGCTGTTTATCTTTACCGGATTGGTGCACCCAAACATGATTATGATATTGTAAATGAATTTCTGTTGAAACATAAGGGTGTAAAAAGCTTTGATATATAA
- the paaD gene encoding 1,2-phenylacetyl-CoA epoxidase subunit PaaD: protein MNSEQQHIISSTSEQKIWSILSTVVDPEVPVLTVLDLGIVREVKFLNTPLGDGGIEIIITPTYTGCPAMDMIAMNIRLALAEQGYKQVKVTSVLSPAWTTDWMTEAGKEKLKQYGIAPPNPKQQVCNDQLFAPNEAVQCPHCNSHHTHRISEFGSTACKALYQCDDCKEPFDYFKCH from the coding sequence ATGAATAGTGAACAGCAACATATCATCTCTTCAACCTCAGAACAAAAAATCTGGTCGATACTTAGTACGGTAGTTGATCCGGAAGTTCCTGTGTTAACGGTGCTTGATTTGGGAATTGTAAGAGAAGTAAAGTTTTTAAACACCCCTTTAGGGGATGGGGGCATTGAAATCATCATAACACCTACTTACACGGGTTGCCCGGCCATGGATATGATTGCCATGAACATTCGTCTTGCATTAGCCGAGCAGGGATATAAACAAGTGAAAGTTACTTCTGTACTTTCGCCTGCATGGACCACCGATTGGATGACAGAAGCAGGAAAAGAAAAACTGAAACAATACGGCATCGCTCCTCCTAATCCAAAACAACAGGTTTGTAACGATCAGTTATTTGCCCCAAATGAAGCGGTGCAATGTCCGCACTGCAATTCCCATCACACACACCGCATCAGCGAGTTTGGATCAACAGCCTGCAAAGCATTGTATCAATGCGACGATTGCAAAGAGCCGTTCGATTATTTTAAATGCCATTGA
- a CDS encoding formylglycine-generating enzyme family protein — translation MKKLLLAIPILAAAAIVQAQTTDTSFRSYLQAIPSSVFQSKMVAIPAGSFMMGSSDADKLKEADETPQRQVNVDAFWIGAYEVTYDEFNAFFLDESISQNTAVDAVTRPSSPYIDMTLGMGKEGGFPANSMQQYGALMYCKWLYKKTGVFFRLPTEAEWEYACRAGSTTAYPFGTDVKQLEKYGWFKNNSDNRYHKVGEKQPNAWGLYDMLGNVGEWVLDQYSETYFTTIADKASNPLIEPTNRYPRTVKGGTYQDEAKELRSANRIKSDPVWNRRDPQIPRSKWWNADAPFIGFRIIRPLKQPSAEEAEAFFQKYLGEE, via the coding sequence ATGAAGAAGCTTTTACTCGCCATTCCGATTCTTGCTGCGGCTGCAATTGTGCAGGCACAAACTACTGATACATCATTTCGTAGTTATCTTCAAGCCATTCCTTCAAGTGTTTTCCAAAGTAAAATGGTTGCCATCCCTGCCGGATCATTCATGATGGGCAGCAGTGATGCGGATAAACTGAAAGAAGCAGATGAAACACCGCAACGCCAGGTAAACGTAGATGCATTCTGGATAGGTGCGTATGAAGTAACGTATGATGAGTTCAATGCATTTTTTCTCGATGAATCGATTAGCCAGAATACAGCAGTTGATGCAGTAACAAGACCCAGCTCTCCTTATATTGATATGACACTGGGCATGGGCAAGGAAGGCGGCTTTCCTGCCAACAGTATGCAGCAGTATGGTGCATTGATGTATTGCAAATGGTTATATAAAAAAACCGGTGTGTTCTTTCGTTTGCCAACAGAAGCCGAATGGGAATATGCTTGCCGTGCAGGCTCAACAACTGCTTATCCATTCGGAACTGATGTAAAGCAATTAGAGAAATACGGTTGGTTTAAAAACAATAGTGATAACCGATATCATAAAGTTGGAGAGAAGCAGCCGAATGCCTGGGGATTATATGATATGTTGGGTAATGTTGGTGAGTGGGTGTTGGATCAATACAGTGAAACCTATTTCACAACCATTGCCGATAAAGCAAGTAACCCGTTGATTGAACCAACGAACCGATATCCAAGAACAGTGAAAGGTGGAACTTACCAGGATGAAGCAAAAGAATTACGTAGTGCCAACCGGATTAAATCTGATCCCGTGTGGAACCGTCGTGATCCGCAGATACCAAGAAGCAAATGGTGGAATGCTGATGCACCGTTTATCGGTTTCCGTATCATTCGTCCGTTGAAACAACCAAGTGCAGAAGAAGCGGAAGCGTTCTTTCAAAAATACCTTGGAGAGGAATAA
- a CDS encoding TIM barrel protein: MQRRQFLQQSVLAGAAAVTGTSALAESNKFQAAEKPFQLDYAFHAGMFKNHAGDSFLDQIRWAYDQGFRSIEDNGMMSRSADEQKKIGDLLAKLGMRMGVFVITSDNWHWITSLTSGKQEWVDKMMKDCKTAVEVAKRCNAKWLTVVPGNYDRRLSMDMQTANVITALRKGAEILEPHGLIMVLEALSDNNDLFLRGTDQTYMICKAVNSPSCKFLFDMYHMQRNEGNIIASIDRVWEETGYFQIGDNPGRKEPGTGEMNYKNIFKHIHKKGFKGIMGMEHGNAAPGKEGELALIKAYREADSF; encoded by the coding sequence ATGCAACGCAGACAATTTCTTCAGCAATCGGTATTGGCAGGCGCAGCTGCTGTAACAGGTACAAGTGCTTTGGCTGAATCAAACAAATTCCAGGCAGCAGAAAAACCTTTTCAGTTAGATTATGCTTTTCATGCAGGCATGTTTAAAAATCATGCTGGTGATAGTTTTCTTGATCAGATACGCTGGGCTTATGATCAGGGTTTCCGCAGTATTGAAGACAATGGTATGATGAGCCGCTCTGCAGATGAGCAGAAAAAGATCGGCGATCTGTTGGCGAAGCTGGGGATGCGTATGGGTGTGTTTGTGATTACATCTGATAACTGGCATTGGATCACATCGCTCACCAGCGGTAAACAGGAGTGGGTCGATAAGATGATGAAAGACTGTAAAACAGCAGTTGAAGTGGCCAAGCGTTGTAATGCAAAATGGTTGACGGTTGTGCCCGGCAATTATGATCGGCGCTTGTCGATGGATATGCAAACAGCAAATGTAATTACTGCCTTACGCAAAGGCGCTGAAATTTTAGAGCCGCATGGTTTGATCATGGTATTGGAAGCGTTGAGCGATAACAATGATCTCTTCTTACGTGGTACCGATCAAACGTATATGATCTGCAAAGCAGTGAACAGTCCGTCGTGTAAGTTTTTGTTTGATATGTATCATATGCAGCGCAACGAAGGCAATATAATTGCATCCATCGATCGTGTGTGGGAAGAGACTGGTTACTTCCAGATTGGAGATAACCCCGGCCGTAAAGAACCCGGCACCGGTGAAATGAATTACAAGAACATCTTCAAACATATTCACAAGAAAGGCTTCAAAGGAATTATGGGGATGGAACATGGTAATGCAGCGCCGGGTAAAGAAGGGGAGCTGGCATTGATCAAAGCGTATCGGGAAGCAGACAGCTTCTGA
- a CDS encoding enoyl-CoA hydratase-related protein — protein sequence MSSILFEIKNSIAYITLNRPDKFNSFNREMALLLQNRLDECASLHEIRCVYITGAGKAFSAGQDIGELVGEHKIELAQILSEHYNPIVKRIRNLPKPVIAAVNGVAAGAGANIALCCDIVVAAESASFIQAFSKIGLIPDSGGTFTLPRLIGWQKASALMMTGDKVSAAEAEKMGMIYKVFAADLFEAESKKIAHTLANMPTKGLAYTKHVLNYSFNNSWEEQLQLEDQFQQKAASTEDYQEGINAFLEKRQASFNGK from the coding sequence ATGTCATCCATTCTTTTTGAAATAAAAAATTCCATTGCTTACATCACTTTGAATCGACCTGATAAATTCAATTCATTTAACCGTGAAATGGCACTTCTGTTACAAAACCGGCTCGATGAATGTGCTTCACTTCATGAAATACGTTGTGTCTATATCACCGGTGCAGGCAAGGCATTCAGTGCAGGGCAGGATATTGGTGAATTGGTAGGTGAACATAAAATTGAGCTGGCACAAATTTTATCGGAGCATTACAACCCTATTGTTAAACGCATCCGCAATTTACCGAAGCCTGTTATTGCAGCAGTTAATGGTGTTGCTGCCGGTGCAGGTGCCAACATTGCTTTGTGTTGCGATATTGTTGTTGCAGCAGAGTCTGCATCGTTCATCCAGGCATTTTCAAAAATTGGTTTGATACCCGACAGTGGCGGCACATTTACTCTACCCCGATTGATCGGCTGGCAAAAAGCAAGTGCCTTAATGATGACGGGTGATAAAGTTTCAGCAGCAGAAGCTGAGAAAATGGGGATGATCTATAAAGTATTTGCTGCTGATCTGTTTGAAGCAGAGAGTAAAAAGATCGCTCATACATTAGCCAACATGCCAACCAAAGGTTTAGCATATACAAAGCATGTATTGAATTATTCATTCAATAATTCCTGGGAAGAACAATTGCAACTGGAAGATCAGTTTCAACAGAAAGCTGCATCAACTGAAGATTATCAGGAAGGCATCAATGCGTTCCTCGAAAAAAGACAGGCAAGCTTCAACGGAAAATAA
- a CDS encoding CPBP family intramembrane glutamic endopeptidase, producing MKKLFATTVADLLQPAMFKKYAISFLLIAVVCFLNYYTSVSFWLRNVPFNYAFIWYSLLFFFFFTAGFLIQNGTALFQKKQVQFILIAAPILFALKVSLPFHKLLSSTVGGHYQKAFQQPMNWFGALLIVLPLLMLVHWLLEKKWTLYGIKQTQSLKTYVLLIAVMLPLLVWASLQHDFSLVYPKAAIVGRQLGDAANPFHYLLFETAYAADFFTIEFFFRGFLIIALSKLIGKQCLLPVALFYFSIHLGKPMMEAVSSFFGGLILGSISYHSKSIWGGLLVHISIALLMELFGFIF from the coding sequence TTGAAAAAACTCTTTGCTACCACAGTTGCCGATCTGTTGCAACCGGCAATGTTCAAAAAATATGCGATCAGTTTTTTATTGATCGCTGTTGTTTGTTTTCTTAACTATTATACTTCTGTTTCATTTTGGTTGCGCAACGTTCCTTTTAACTACGCATTTATTTGGTATAGCTTACTGTTCTTTTTCTTTTTTACAGCCGGATTTCTGATTCAAAACGGAACAGCACTGTTCCAAAAAAAACAAGTACAATTCATATTGATTGCTGCACCAATTCTATTTGCGCTAAAAGTTTCACTACCCTTTCATAAGTTATTATCTAGTACGGTCGGTGGTCATTACCAGAAAGCTTTTCAGCAACCGATGAATTGGTTCGGAGCTTTGCTTATTGTGTTGCCGCTGCTCATGCTCGTGCATTGGCTGTTGGAAAAAAAATGGACCTTATACGGTATCAAACAAACACAATCGCTGAAGACCTATGTTTTGTTGATCGCTGTTATGTTACCGCTGCTTGTGTGGGCATCGTTACAACATGACTTTTCGCTGGTATATCCCAAAGCAGCTATCGTTGGCCGGCAGTTGGGCGATGCAGCAAATCCCTTTCATTATTTATTATTTGAAACAGCCTACGCAGCTGATTTTTTTACCATTGAATTTTTCTTTCGTGGTTTTCTCATTATCGCTCTTTCAAAACTCATCGGCAAGCAATGTCTCTTGCCGGTAGCATTGTTTTACTTTTCCATTCACCTCGGCAAACCAATGATGGAAGCGGTTAGTAGTTTTTTTGGCGGATTGATCCTCGGCAGTATTTCTTACCACAGCAAAAGTATATGGGGCGGTTTGCTGGTACACATCAGTATTGCCTTGCTGATGGAACTCTTCGGTTTCATTTTTTAA
- the obgE gene encoding GTPase ObgE translates to MEKNFIDYIRVFCRSGHGGAGIKHFMRNKLTAFGGPDGGDGGRGAHIILRGNSQLWTLLHLRYYKNVLADDGDPGGKNNMTGKDGKDIIIEVPLGTIARDEITGEVKAEILEHGQQIILMKGGRGGLGNANFATPTNQAPEHAQPGEPGVEGWMQLELKVLADVGLVGFPNAGKSTLLSSITAAKPKIADYAFTTLVPQLGMVEYRDGKSFCIADLPGIIEGAAEGKGLGHRFLRHIERNAVLLFLIPADCDDHKKEFEILHKELEEYNPEMLQKEFIIAISKSDMLDDELKEAIEKELPKNIPHVFISSVTGKGLTELKDILWQKLNA, encoded by the coding sequence ATGGAAAAGAACTTTATTGATTACATACGGGTATTTTGCCGCAGCGGGCATGGTGGTGCGGGTATCAAGCATTTTATGCGGAATAAACTCACTGCCTTTGGTGGACCTGATGGTGGGGATGGCGGCCGTGGCGCTCATATTATTTTAAGAGGCAATTCGCAACTCTGGACCTTACTCCATTTACGTTATTATAAAAATGTGTTGGCCGATGATGGCGATCCGGGCGGCAAGAACAATATGACCGGTAAGGATGGCAAGGATATTATTATTGAAGTGCCATTGGGTACCATTGCACGTGATGAAATAACTGGTGAAGTGAAGGCTGAAATTCTGGAACATGGTCAGCAAATCATCTTAATGAAAGGTGGACGTGGCGGTTTGGGCAATGCCAATTTTGCAACGCCTACCAACCAGGCACCTGAACATGCGCAACCCGGTGAACCCGGTGTAGAAGGTTGGATGCAGTTGGAGTTAAAAGTATTGGCTGATGTTGGTTTGGTAGGATTTCCGAATGCCGGTAAATCAACCTTGCTTTCATCGATCACTGCTGCAAAGCCGAAGATTGCTGATTACGCATTTACCACGTTGGTGCCACAGCTCGGCATGGTTGAATACCGTGATGGAAAAAGTTTTTGCATTGCTGATCTGCCGGGAATTATTGAAGGTGCTGCTGAAGGCAAAGGTCTTGGTCATCGTTTCCTAAGGCATATTGAACGCAATGCTGTGTTACTGTTTTTAATTCCGGCCGATTGTGATGATCACAAAAAAGAATTTGAAATTTTGCATAAGGAACTGGAAGAATATAACCCTGAAATGCTGCAGAAAGAATTCATCATTGCTATCAGTAAAAGCGATATGCTGGATGATGAATTGAAAGAAGCAATTGAAAAAGAATTGCCGAAAAATATTCCGCATGTATTTATTTCATCTGTTACAGGTAAGGGACTCACTGAGCTGAAAGATATTCTGTGGCAGAAGTTGAATGCTTAG